The Luteolibacter rhizosphaerae genome window below encodes:
- a CDS encoding aconitate hydratase — MDTLRTFKTGSGADGKFYSLPALAEQGFPNLKKLPVSIRIVLESVLRCVDGRKVTEKDVANLANYNAKTPGEYEIPFTVARIVLQDFTGVPLLVDVAAMRDAAVKRGAAPEKIEPLVPVDLVVDHSVQVDFAGSQLALDRNMAIEFIRNRERYEFLKWGQQAFETFSVVPPGIGIVHQVNLEFLAKGVLSKDGVYYPDTLVGTDSHTTMINGLGVVGWGVGGIEAEAGMLGQPVTFLVPEVVGVYLHGELKEGVTATDLTLRITQMLRKHGVVGKFVEFHGPGAKALSLPDRATIANMAPEYGATMGFFPVDDETINYLRGTGRSEELCATVENYYKAQGLFGIPDKGECEYTDLLDLDLSSIVPSVAGPKRPQDRIDVTALRETFDTLFAAPVANGGFGLAAEQREKRVKLSMREKAGVSVDSLLATDGHHKPFEGAPRNEVEMVSNRPTPDAVDPDLFEGGPVDLELGHGSILIAAITSCTNTSNPSVMIAAGLVAKKANALGLTVAPYVKTSLAPGSRVVTDYFEATGLQKELDQLGFQTVGYGCTTCIGNSGPLHPSIEGAISEGNLVCASVLSGNRNFEARVHGSIKANFLMSPPLVVAYALAGRVDIDLSTEPIGNDKDGNPVFLKDVWPSQQEVKDQLAGALKPAVYQKLYGDLDSANPKWGEISGSTGATYGWDEASTYIQSPPFFDGGATVVGDILNARPLGIFGDSVTTDHISPAGSIKATSPAGKYLLENGVEKAEFNSYGARRGNDRVMTRGTFANVRIKNLMCPGIEGGYTQYFGEGEVSAPDQTIEAVAGAKPTFIYDASMAYQADGTKLIIIGGEDYGMGSSRDWAAKGTRLLGVSAVVTKSFERIHRSNLIGMGVLPLNFIHSDDYDRVKGLAEARFDITGIGGELKPMQDALLIAHLPDHSRVEFPLKVRLDTPAEVDYYLAGGILPYVLDQILEG; from the coding sequence ATGGACACGCTCCGCACGTTCAAGACCGGCTCCGGTGCCGATGGCAAATTCTACTCCCTGCCCGCTCTCGCCGAGCAGGGCTTTCCGAATCTTAAGAAGCTCCCGGTGTCCATCCGGATCGTGCTGGAATCGGTGCTGCGCTGTGTGGATGGCCGGAAGGTGACCGAGAAGGACGTGGCCAACCTAGCCAACTACAACGCGAAGACCCCGGGCGAATACGAGATCCCCTTCACCGTCGCCCGGATCGTCCTGCAGGACTTCACCGGAGTGCCGCTGCTCGTCGACGTGGCCGCCATGCGCGATGCCGCTGTGAAGCGCGGTGCCGCTCCCGAGAAGATCGAGCCGCTGGTCCCGGTGGATCTGGTGGTGGACCACTCGGTCCAAGTTGACTTCGCCGGTTCCCAACTCGCACTCGACCGCAACATGGCGATCGAGTTCATCCGCAACCGCGAGCGCTATGAGTTCCTGAAGTGGGGCCAGCAAGCCTTCGAGACCTTCTCCGTGGTGCCCCCAGGCATTGGCATCGTTCACCAAGTGAACTTGGAATTCCTGGCGAAGGGCGTGCTGTCCAAGGACGGCGTTTACTATCCCGATACACTCGTCGGCACCGACTCCCACACCACCATGATCAACGGCTTAGGTGTCGTCGGTTGGGGCGTGGGCGGCATCGAGGCGGAAGCCGGGATGCTCGGCCAGCCGGTGACCTTCTTGGTCCCGGAAGTGGTGGGTGTTTACCTCCATGGCGAGCTGAAGGAAGGCGTGACCGCGACCGACCTGACTCTGCGCATCACCCAGATGCTCCGGAAGCACGGCGTGGTCGGCAAGTTCGTGGAATTCCATGGCCCCGGGGCCAAGGCACTTTCGCTGCCGGACCGCGCCACGATCGCGAACATGGCCCCGGAGTATGGCGCGACCATGGGCTTCTTCCCGGTGGATGACGAAACGATCAACTACCTGCGCGGCACCGGCCGCTCCGAAGAGCTCTGCGCCACGGTGGAGAACTACTACAAGGCTCAAGGCCTCTTCGGCATCCCAGACAAAGGCGAGTGCGAATACACCGACCTGCTCGATCTCGATCTCTCCAGCATTGTTCCTTCCGTGGCCGGGCCAAAGCGCCCGCAGGACCGCATCGATGTGACCGCACTGCGCGAGACCTTCGACACGCTCTTTGCGGCCCCAGTGGCGAATGGCGGCTTCGGTCTCGCCGCGGAGCAACGCGAGAAGCGCGTGAAGCTTTCGATGCGCGAAAAGGCCGGGGTGTCCGTGGACTCGCTACTGGCCACCGATGGCCATCACAAGCCCTTCGAAGGAGCCCCGCGCAATGAAGTCGAAATGGTTTCCAATCGCCCGACGCCCGATGCGGTCGATCCCGATCTCTTTGAAGGTGGTCCGGTCGATCTCGAACTTGGCCACGGGTCAATCCTCATCGCCGCGATCACCTCCTGCACGAATACCAGCAACCCGAGCGTGATGATCGCCGCGGGCCTTGTGGCCAAGAAAGCGAATGCGCTCGGCCTAACGGTTGCTCCTTACGTGAAGACCTCGCTGGCCCCCGGCTCGCGCGTCGTTACGGATTACTTCGAGGCTACCGGCCTGCAGAAGGAGCTCGACCAACTCGGCTTCCAGACGGTCGGCTACGGCTGCACTACCTGCATCGGCAACTCCGGGCCACTGCATCCGTCCATCGAAGGTGCCATCTCCGAAGGCAACCTTGTCTGTGCCTCGGTGCTCTCCGGCAACCGCAACTTCGAGGCCCGCGTGCATGGCTCGATCAAGGCGAACTTCCTGATGAGCCCGCCGCTCGTCGTCGCTTACGCCTTGGCCGGTCGTGTCGATATCGACCTGAGCACCGAGCCGATCGGCAATGACAAGGACGGCAACCCGGTTTTCCTGAAGGACGTGTGGCCGAGCCAACAGGAAGTGAAGGATCAGCTCGCGGGCGCGCTGAAACCTGCCGTCTATCAGAAGCTCTACGGTGATCTCGATTCCGCCAACCCGAAGTGGGGCGAGATCTCCGGTAGCACCGGCGCGACCTATGGCTGGGACGAGGCCTCGACCTACATTCAGTCCCCGCCCTTCTTCGATGGCGGCGCGACCGTGGTGGGCGATATCCTCAACGCCCGCCCGCTCGGCATCTTCGGCGATTCCGTCACCACCGACCACATCTCCCCGGCAGGTTCGATCAAGGCGACCTCGCCCGCGGGCAAGTATCTGCTCGAAAACGGCGTGGAGAAGGCCGAGTTCAACTCCTACGGCGCACGCCGCGGCAATGATCGCGTGATGACCCGCGGTACCTTCGCCAACGTCCGCATCAAGAACCTGATGTGCCCGGGCATCGAAGGCGGCTACACCCAGTACTTCGGCGAAGGTGAAGTCTCCGCTCCGGACCAAACCATCGAAGCAGTGGCCGGTGCGAAGCCGACCTTTATCTACGACGCCTCCATGGCCTATCAGGCCGATGGCACCAAGCTGATCATCATCGGCGGCGAGGACTACGGCATGGGTAGTAGCCGCGACTGGGCAGCCAAGGGCACGCGCCTGCTCGGCGTCTCCGCCGTGGTCACCAAGTCCTTCGAGCGCATCCACCGCTCGAACCTGATCGGCATGGGCGTGCTGCCGCTGAACTTCATCCACAGCGATGACTATGACCGCGTGAAAGGCCTCGCCGAAGCCCGCTTCGACATTACCGGCATCGGCGGCGAGCTGAAGCCGATGCAGGATGCTCTTCTCATCGCCCATCTCCCGGATCACTCCCGCGTCGAGTTCCCGCTGAAGGTGCGTCTCGATACCCCGGCGGAGGTGGACTACTACCTCGCCGGCGGCATCCTGCCCTACGTATTGGATCAGATCCTGGAGGGCTGA
- a CDS encoding FAD-binding oxidoreductase: MSSISRRSFIGLSVAALPAWGQGKSANSYLKPGDAGYEAARRPFNSTVLLKPALIACCRTEADVCAAVKHAKDAGLPVAVKSGGHAFHGSSLNEGGLLVELSGMANRLLEKDTKRFTAGPGLKLKDCYSWLLERGRLLPAGSCGGVGLAGLTLGGGYGLFSREFGLTCDHLTQVRLVDGNGEIRDSRDEPELLWACRGGGNGNFGIATSFTFETQIAPKTLASRKFTAKGLDTPGLARRLERWFEIATSLPEPCFSAVILNGSQATVLLSSTKSAEGPAFVNATKALLQSGFGSKGPVTKPLGIAIGRYEGRPGPLPFDNVSAGFYRGFEDLRSAAGGICATVRETPGLIFQVNTLGGAITRGPDSAYAHRELPFLGELQAYWEKGTIPTKLAAGHASVRQALHDAGIRRHYGNYPDPRITDWATAYYGATYAKLQEIKEKLDPEDRIRHPQSVRLPNA; this comes from the coding sequence ATGTCCTCAATCAGTCGCCGGAGCTTTATCGGCCTTTCTGTCGCAGCCCTGCCGGCATGGGGTCAGGGGAAGTCTGCAAACTCTTACCTGAAGCCCGGTGATGCGGGCTATGAGGCCGCGCGGCGACCTTTCAATTCAACCGTCTTGCTCAAGCCTGCGCTGATCGCTTGTTGTCGGACCGAAGCCGATGTCTGCGCGGCGGTGAAGCATGCAAAGGATGCCGGGCTCCCGGTGGCGGTGAAGAGCGGCGGCCATGCTTTCCACGGGTCCAGCCTGAACGAAGGCGGTTTGTTAGTGGAGCTGTCGGGAATGGCGAACCGCTTGTTAGAGAAAGACACCAAGCGCTTCACGGCGGGGCCCGGACTGAAACTGAAGGATTGCTACTCCTGGCTGCTGGAACGCGGGCGGCTGCTCCCAGCCGGTTCGTGCGGCGGGGTGGGCTTGGCCGGCCTTACGCTCGGCGGCGGCTATGGTCTCTTCTCCCGCGAGTTCGGCCTCACCTGCGATCATCTCACCCAAGTGCGTCTGGTGGACGGGAATGGCGAGATCCGCGACTCCCGCGACGAGCCGGAATTGCTCTGGGCCTGCCGCGGCGGCGGGAACGGTAACTTCGGCATCGCCACGTCCTTTACCTTCGAAACGCAGATCGCCCCGAAGACTCTCGCCAGCCGGAAATTCACCGCCAAGGGACTCGACACGCCGGGCTTGGCCAGGCGGTTGGAACGCTGGTTCGAGATCGCGACAAGCCTGCCCGAGCCATGCTTCTCCGCGGTGATCCTGAACGGGAGCCAAGCAACGGTATTGCTCTCCTCCACCAAATCGGCGGAAGGCCCGGCCTTTGTGAATGCCACGAAGGCTTTGCTTCAGAGCGGCTTTGGCTCCAAGGGGCCGGTCACCAAACCGCTCGGCATCGCGATCGGCCGCTATGAAGGACGCCCTGGCCCCCTTCCCTTTGATAATGTCTCGGCGGGTTTCTACCGCGGCTTCGAAGACCTGAGGTCGGCAGCGGGAGGGATCTGCGCCACGGTGAGGGAGACGCCCGGACTGATCTTCCAAGTGAATACTCTGGGCGGTGCCATCACGCGGGGACCGGACTCTGCCTATGCCCATCGCGAGCTGCCTTTCCTGGGTGAACTCCAAGCCTATTGGGAGAAGGGAACGATCCCCACGAAGTTGGCTGCGGGCCATGCCTCGGTGCGCCAAGCACTCCATGATGCGGGAATCCGCCGGCACTATGGAAATTATCCCGATCCCCGGATCACTGACTGGGCCACCGCCTACTATGGGGCCACCTATGCCAAGCTGCAGGAAATCAAAGAGAAGCTCGATCCCGAAGACCGCATCCGGCACCCGCAGAGCGTGAGGCTTCCGAACGCTTGA
- a CDS encoding SUMF1/EgtB/PvdO family nonheme iron enzyme produces the protein MDDSSSRAGTLLGDYRLLALIGESRVTLTWQADQVSINRSVTLFELKPSAFDRREAFLGDIRVKAAVDHPLLGSVYEAVSNDEHCYATLERLPGTNLEDRMNARQSLRPVQVAQILRRVAEANMTLEGAGISSAPLGPDDIFLDDHGVVRIANLARAGDRPPGLSADDILTLGRTLPHLVADGHPGASRMITLFAWMRGENLGRTMTWTEVRSYAEQIEQQLTEPAPPHSAAPATARAIGRKSPLPMVLGVIATAFVVGIGVIALKGKNGNDSLSGQYPGSVIVLGGAHPLADGGTVQLGAFTISGHEVTIGEYADFLAALASLPEERRGTYDSPDQPDSKYGHEPENWTGMYSAAKAGGQWEGRAMSRDCPVVNVDWWDALAYCNWKRCRLPEQEEWFAALRQNLPDPKSLRAAGWSSVKQIPPTDRTPSGLNGMAGSVSEWTASNAINPANPLGDKGWVVIGGSFQNASSGALAREWVDSRDLRRPDLGFRVIEP, from the coding sequence ATGGATGACTCCAGCTCCCGCGCCGGCACCCTGCTGGGCGACTACCGACTCTTGGCCCTGATCGGGGAAAGCCGCGTCACGCTCACTTGGCAGGCAGATCAGGTTTCGATCAACCGTTCGGTCACGCTCTTCGAGCTGAAGCCGTCCGCCTTTGATCGGCGGGAAGCGTTCTTGGGAGATATCCGCGTGAAGGCTGCCGTGGATCACCCCTTGCTGGGCTCGGTTTACGAAGCGGTATCCAACGACGAGCACTGCTACGCGACCCTTGAGCGGCTGCCGGGAACCAACCTGGAGGACCGCATGAATGCCCGGCAATCGCTGCGACCGGTTCAGGTCGCGCAGATCCTGCGACGCGTGGCGGAGGCGAACATGACCTTGGAGGGTGCAGGCATTTCCAGCGCACCGCTCGGTCCGGACGACATTTTCCTCGATGATCACGGCGTCGTTCGCATCGCGAATCTCGCCCGGGCAGGCGACCGCCCGCCGGGTCTGTCCGCGGATGACATTCTCACCTTGGGCCGCACCTTGCCGCATCTGGTGGCAGACGGGCATCCCGGGGCCTCGCGGATGATCACCCTCTTCGCCTGGATGCGGGGCGAGAACCTGGGCCGCACGATGACCTGGACGGAAGTCCGCTCCTATGCGGAGCAAATCGAACAGCAACTCACCGAGCCTGCCCCGCCGCATTCGGCCGCCCCCGCCACGGCGCGGGCCATCGGCCGCAAGTCGCCGTTGCCCATGGTGCTTGGCGTGATCGCCACAGCCTTTGTCGTCGGAATCGGGGTGATCGCGCTGAAGGGAAAAAACGGCAACGACAGCTTGTCAGGCCAGTATCCCGGCTCGGTCATCGTGCTGGGAGGTGCGCATCCCTTGGCGGATGGCGGCACGGTCCAGTTGGGAGCCTTCACGATCTCCGGGCACGAGGTGACAATCGGAGAGTATGCCGATTTCCTCGCCGCTCTCGCCAGCCTGCCGGAGGAACGGCGCGGCACCTACGACTCGCCGGATCAGCCGGATAGCAAGTACGGCCACGAGCCCGAGAACTGGACCGGAATGTATTCCGCCGCCAAGGCGGGTGGCCAATGGGAAGGCCGTGCGATGAGCCGGGACTGCCCGGTGGTGAATGTCGATTGGTGGGACGCGCTGGCCTACTGCAACTGGAAGCGCTGCCGCCTGCCGGAGCAGGAAGAGTGGTTCGCCGCCCTACGCCAGAATCTGCCGGATCCCAAGTCGCTGCGCGCAGCCGGATGGAGTTCCGTGAAGCAGATCCCTCCGACGGACCGTACGCCTTCGGGCCTGAACGGCATGGCTGGCTCGGTTTCCGAATGGACGGCCTCGAACGCGATCAATCCCGCCAATCCCTTGGGTGACAAGGGCTGGGTCGTTATCGGCGGCTCCTTCCAGAATGCTTCCTCCGGCGCTCTGGCGCGGGAGTGGGTGGATTCCCGGGATCTTCGTCGCCCGGATCTCGGATTCCGTGTGATCGAGCCTTGA
- the pabB gene encoding aminodeoxychorismate synthase component I gives MPAPVKQEATRTSAMPLEGMAPVEVAAALSHLSGLVFFDTSGHLPASYGAPVSVIAARPQRVLQGSIHKPADRAELAAVLEQGSSAPLGDRGFPLGGLCGWVGYAGDFVFGDYPEMLVFDHRSGSWHEVGSLSAELRMPAPEAPVIGEFQALMSREEFTGGVRRIHEWIAAGDIYQVNLTQAFRAPVQGDPLFSLYETLRDCSPAPLAAYLALDGKEVLSSSPETFLRISGRGIETRPIKGTRPRHADPDEDRRSAYELQTSPKEIAELVMITDLLRNDLGQVCEFGSVCVAEMLQLETLGQVHHLVSTVTGTLREGIGPLEALAKCFPGGSITGAPKKRAMEIIAELEQEPRGIYCGAIGYLGYHGESQFNIAIRTLVRGGDVLSYHVGAGIVADSDPEKEYEETLHKAAGIRLAVARSKERPNDA, from the coding sequence ATGCCTGCGCCCGTGAAGCAGGAGGCTACCCGAACAAGCGCCATGCCGCTGGAAGGCATGGCTCCGGTCGAGGTGGCGGCAGCGCTTTCGCACCTTTCCGGGCTGGTTTTCTTCGATACGTCGGGCCACCTGCCGGCAAGCTACGGGGCCCCGGTTTCCGTGATCGCGGCCCGGCCACAGCGGGTGCTTCAGGGCTCGATCCACAAGCCCGCCGACCGAGCGGAGCTGGCCGCCGTGCTGGAGCAGGGCTCGTCGGCACCTCTCGGCGACCGCGGTTTTCCGCTGGGCGGGCTCTGCGGCTGGGTCGGATATGCGGGGGATTTCGTCTTCGGGGACTATCCGGAGATGCTCGTCTTCGACCACCGCAGCGGGAGCTGGCACGAGGTGGGATCTCTCTCTGCCGAACTGCGGATGCCTGCGCCGGAAGCTCCGGTGATCGGAGAATTCCAAGCGCTGATGAGCCGCGAGGAATTCACGGGGGGCGTACGCCGGATCCACGAGTGGATTGCAGCCGGGGATATTTATCAGGTCAATCTGACCCAAGCTTTCCGGGCCCCGGTGCAGGGCGACCCTCTCTTCAGCCTCTATGAGACCCTGCGCGACTGCTCTCCCGCCCCGCTGGCGGCGTATCTTGCGCTGGACGGCAAGGAGGTGCTTTCCTCGTCACCCGAAACCTTCCTGCGGATATCCGGTCGCGGGATCGAAACGCGGCCGATCAAAGGAACGCGCCCGCGGCATGCCGACCCGGATGAAGACCGGCGCTCGGCCTACGAACTGCAAACCAGCCCGAAGGAGATCGCGGAGCTGGTCATGATCACCGACCTGCTGCGCAACGATCTCGGCCAGGTCTGCGAATTCGGCAGCGTTTGCGTGGCGGAAATGCTCCAGCTCGAAACCCTCGGCCAAGTGCATCACCTCGTCTCCACGGTGACGGGCACGCTTCGCGAAGGCATCGGCCCGCTCGAAGCCTTGGCGAAATGTTTCCCGGGCGGCAGCATTACCGGGGCACCGAAAAAGCGCGCGATGGAGATCATCGCGGAGCTGGAACAGGAACCCCGGGGCATCTACTGCGGCGCGATCGGCTACCTAGGCTACCACGGCGAAAGCCAGTTCAACATCGCGATCCGCACCTTGGTGCGCGGGGGCGACGTACTCAGCTACCACGTGGGAGCGGGCATCGTGGCCGACTCCGATCCGGAGAAGGAATACGAGGAAACGCTGCACAAGGCGGCGGGCATCCGGTTGGCAGTGGCGAGATCAAAAGAACGGCCGAACGACGCCTAG
- a CDS encoding c-type cytochrome, whose translation MRDTNEDGLEDWLDTFAPETSDNYPVGMVVKDGMPHALLADEIVRFRDTDHDGIPDKRETVAKGWDDPALRDDPLLMHRRVDSAMAIAAGPDDDWYVTMGSANPGNGYWQKAEGDVWAPDAVKTGAPAYSPDKRRGCLLRITKDGKVEQLASGLRYIMSLQWDRHGELFATDQEGATWLPNGNPFDELLHLQTGRHYGFPPRHPKLLPDVVDEPSVWDFAPQHQSTCGFRFNGPAKDRPRFGPEFWAHDAIITGESRGKLWRTSLAKTSAGYVASTQLFAALGMLVTDCAISPQGDLVICCHSGPPDWGKGPSHEGRLFKIRHMDSTVPQPVLTWASDECTTVVGFDRALEGPAWDDLASRIRIEGGPQVAAGDRFEAIRPGYAVVRGQMAQPRYRVLVESALIGEDGRSIVIKTAPRREAFGYAITLDAPRHEAGIPQAQAIDLAHSLNGLEASWSGAEGSSWKGWLPHPDFSVVGELTRSSAVHADAIKDLTRPGALHLRTKLNLSHLLQPATQPGSKLDYAADPEVVTITVKSDAAIALEAPGLEVIRKGLGEASFTKTVAQDPWQELSIHLPTPASPLEITFHTSIDPRPRAMGVGRFFMPFATPAGEPAAVEVTIPEIAGGDWERGRQIFFGKAACFTCHQFNGEGHAVGPDLSNTIHRDYAAVLRDIQDPSAAINPDAVAYKVDLKDGGSLVGVRVGETASSLKFAVPGGQVIAVEKANLAASSALEFSLMPPGLTSALSEQEIKDLMTFLLQARERDH comes from the coding sequence ATGCGTGACACGAATGAGGACGGGCTGGAGGATTGGCTCGATACCTTCGCGCCGGAGACTTCCGACAACTACCCGGTGGGGATGGTGGTGAAGGACGGCATGCCGCATGCGTTGCTGGCCGATGAGATTGTTCGCTTCCGGGATACCGATCACGACGGTATCCCCGACAAGCGGGAGACCGTCGCGAAAGGCTGGGATGATCCCGCCCTGCGCGATGACCCCTTGCTCATGCACCGCCGTGTCGATAGCGCCATGGCCATCGCCGCCGGGCCGGACGATGATTGGTATGTCACCATGGGCAGCGCCAATCCCGGAAATGGTTATTGGCAAAAGGCGGAGGGCGATGTGTGGGCTCCCGATGCCGTGAAGACCGGCGCACCCGCTTACTCTCCCGACAAGCGCCGCGGCTGCCTTCTCCGCATCACCAAGGATGGGAAGGTCGAGCAGCTCGCCAGCGGCCTGCGCTACATCATGTCCCTCCAGTGGGATCGCCACGGCGAACTCTTCGCCACCGACCAGGAAGGGGCCACCTGGTTGCCGAATGGCAACCCCTTCGATGAACTGCTTCATCTCCAAACCGGTCGCCACTACGGCTTTCCGCCGCGGCATCCGAAGTTGTTGCCGGATGTCGTCGATGAACCCAGCGTGTGGGACTTCGCCCCGCAGCACCAGAGCACTTGCGGTTTCCGCTTCAATGGTCCCGCGAAGGACCGCCCGCGTTTCGGTCCAGAGTTCTGGGCTCATGACGCCATCATCACCGGCGAATCCCGCGGTAAGCTCTGGCGCACTTCCTTGGCGAAGACTTCGGCAGGCTATGTCGCCAGCACGCAGCTCTTCGCCGCGCTTGGCATGCTGGTCACGGATTGCGCCATCTCTCCGCAGGGCGATCTTGTGATCTGCTGCCACTCGGGACCGCCGGATTGGGGTAAGGGCCCTTCGCACGAAGGCCGCCTGTTCAAGATCCGTCATATGGACTCGACGGTTCCGCAGCCGGTGCTGACCTGGGCATCGGATGAATGCACCACCGTCGTCGGCTTTGATCGCGCTTTGGAAGGTCCCGCTTGGGATGACCTGGCTTCCCGTATCCGCATCGAAGGAGGTCCCCAAGTCGCCGCGGGAGATCGCTTTGAAGCCATCCGTCCCGGCTACGCCGTGGTCCGCGGGCAGATGGCGCAGCCGCGCTATCGGGTGCTGGTGGAGTCCGCGTTGATCGGCGAGGATGGCCGCAGCATCGTGATCAAAACGGCACCGCGCCGAGAGGCCTTCGGCTACGCGATCACTCTCGATGCGCCACGCCACGAAGCGGGCATTCCACAAGCGCAGGCCATTGATCTTGCCCATTCTCTCAATGGCTTGGAGGCGAGTTGGAGCGGAGCAGAGGGCTCCTCATGGAAGGGTTGGTTGCCGCATCCCGATTTCTCCGTGGTCGGTGAACTTACCCGCAGCAGCGCCGTTCATGCCGATGCCATCAAGGATCTTACCCGCCCTGGGGCGCTTCACCTCCGTACCAAACTCAATCTCAGCCATCTGCTGCAACCCGCTACCCAGCCGGGCTCGAAGCTCGACTACGCGGCCGACCCGGAAGTGGTCACCATCACCGTGAAGAGTGATGCCGCCATTGCCTTGGAGGCACCTGGCCTTGAGGTCATCCGCAAGGGGCTGGGCGAGGCGTCCTTCACCAAGACCGTGGCGCAAGATCCTTGGCAGGAGCTTTCGATCCACTTGCCGACCCCGGCCTCACCATTGGAGATCACCTTCCATACCTCGATCGATCCTCGCCCGCGCGCCATGGGTGTCGGCCGTTTCTTCATGCCATTTGCTACACCCGCGGGAGAGCCTGCTGCGGTCGAGGTGACCATTCCCGAGATTGCCGGTGGCGACTGGGAGCGGGGTCGCCAGATCTTCTTTGGCAAGGCGGCATGCTTCACCTGTCACCAGTTCAATGGCGAAGGCCATGCGGTCGGTCCTGATCTCAGCAATACGATTCACCGCGACTATGCCGCCGTGTTACGCGATATTCAGGATCCCTCCGCCGCCATCAACCCCGATGCCGTTGCCTATAAAGTCGATTTGAAAGACGGAGGCTCCTTGGTGGGCGTTCGCGTGGGGGAGACTGCCAGCAGCTTGAAGTTCGCCGTCCCCGGCGGGCAGGTCATCGCGGTGGAAAAAGCGAACCTTGCTGCGAGCAGCGCGCTCGAGTTTTCACTGATGCCACCGGGGCTGACGAGCGCCTTGAGCGAGCAGGAGATCAAGGACCTGATGACCTTTCTCCTCCAAGCCCGGGAGCGCGATCACTGA